Proteins found in one Seonamhaeicola sp. S2-3 genomic segment:
- a CDS encoding LptF/LptG family permease, with protein MFVILILIFILQTLWLYIKELAGKDLDLEIIAKFLLYFLPKLIPLILPLTILLSSIMVFGNFAENYEFAAMKSTGISLQRAMSGLSIFIVGLAIVTFFFSNNVIPWAELNSYNLRRNIAKLKPAAAIAEGQFNEIMNYNIKVEKKSGDKGQYLEDVIIHIKGSDGRKNATTIKSKTGEFVSDEKSEVIKLILFDGNYYSDVYPSKQKERLKYPFAKSTFEKYIINIDISQMDDVDLDEKSQTDKYNMLSISGLNKAIDSLEIRKKHEHESLSKILLQRSSVIPRPKPISVKKHNTEKKIDSVYTGNVLDLLDTRRKNEMIDAAIRGITSAKQILITKKDNQKRSREWLNKHYISLHEKFALGFACIILFFVGAPLGALIRKGGIGLPMVIAILLFLTYHFIGIFATNSAKNGSLNPVLASWFSTLIMLPLSVYLTRRATADRTLFEFGNISTPLKKIFKIKEKDSIDYKFLNSLNNQELFNIIKNYDTLGHEENVRFEAIKILNSKGIHNDELRANGINIDTKFDTTKTIVNNYQDHSKFAITLYAVGVILLVLFFVFKNNKLPHLASASIQLSIVSLILFAIYYAKSIINMRQLYDHIDKGNKLVVLFLILGLPFYMIAYPFLNVKIKEDLRLNCLESLK; from the coding sequence GTGTTTGTAATACTCATACTGATATTTATTTTACAAACCCTGTGGTTATATATTAAAGAATTAGCAGGTAAAGATTTAGATTTAGAAATAATAGCTAAATTTCTTTTATATTTTTTACCCAAGTTAATCCCCTTAATATTACCGCTTACCATACTACTATCTTCTATAATGGTTTTTGGTAATTTTGCTGAAAATTATGAGTTTGCTGCAATGAAATCTACTGGAATTTCATTACAACGCGCCATGTCTGGTCTAAGCATATTTATTGTAGGACTTGCTATTGTTACCTTTTTCTTTTCAAATAACGTCATTCCGTGGGCAGAACTTAACTCTTATAATTTAAGACGAAATATTGCCAAACTAAAACCTGCTGCAGCAATTGCAGAAGGACAGTTTAACGAAATAATGAATTATAACATTAAAGTAGAAAAGAAAAGCGGAGATAAAGGGCAATATCTTGAAGATGTTATAATACACATTAAAGGGTCTGATGGTAGAAAAAATGCCACTACTATTAAATCTAAAACAGGTGAATTTGTTAGTGATGAAAAATCTGAAGTCATTAAATTAATTCTTTTTGATGGAAACTATTACAGTGACGTATACCCTTCTAAACAAAAAGAAAGACTAAAATACCCGTTTGCAAAAAGCACATTTGAAAAATATATCATCAATATAGATATATCTCAAATGGACGATGTTGATTTAGATGAAAAATCACAGACAGACAAGTATAACATGCTAAGTATTAGCGGGCTAAATAAAGCTATAGATTCATTAGAAATAAGAAAAAAACATGAACATGAATCTTTGTCTAAAATTTTGTTACAACGGTCTTCAGTTATTCCTAGACCTAAGCCAATATCTGTAAAAAAGCATAATACCGAGAAAAAAATTGATTCTGTTTATACTGGTAACGTTTTAGACTTGTTAGACACAAGAAGAAAAAATGAAATGATAGATGCCGCCATAAGAGGCATTACCAGTGCAAAACAAATTCTTATAACTAAAAAAGACAATCAAAAAAGATCTAGAGAGTGGTTAAACAAGCACTACATATCATTACATGAAAAATTTGCGCTTGGGTTTGCTTGTATTATTCTGTTTTTTGTAGGCGCTCCTCTTGGTGCCTTAATAAGAAAAGGAGGCATAGGCTTACCAATGGTTATTGCTATACTCCTATTTTTAACATATCACTTTATAGGTATTTTTGCCACAAATAGTGCCAAAAACGGAAGCTTGAATCCTGTTTTAGCTAGTTGGTTTTCTACATTAATTATGCTGCCACTAAGTGTGTATCTTACCAGAAGAGCAACAGCAGATAGAACTTTATTTGAATTTGGGAATATAAGCACTCCCCTCAAAAAGATTTTCAAAATAAAAGAAAAAGATAGTATTGATTATAAATTCTTAAATTCATTAAACAACCAAGAACTTTTCAATATTATTAAAAATTATGACACTTTAGGTCATGAAGAAAATGTTAGATTTGAAGCCATTAAAATACTTAACAGCAAAGGTATTCATAATGATGAATTAAGAGCTAATGGCATCAATATTGATACTAAATTTGACACTACTAAAACTATTGTTAATAATTATCAAGATCATTCTAAATTTGCTATAACGCTATATGCTGTTGGTGTAATTTTATTGGTTTTATTCTTTGTATTTAAAAACAATAAATTACCACATTTAGCATCAGCCTCTATACAACTAAGTATTGTTTCTCTTATTTTATTTGCAATATATTATGCAAAATCAATTATAAACATGCGTCAACTATATGACCATATAGATAAAGGTAATAAACTAGTGGTGCTATTTTTAATACTAGGTTTACCTTTTTACATGATTGCATACCCATTTTTAAATGTAAAAATTAAGGAAGACTTAAGACTTAATTGTTTAGAATCTTTAAAATAA
- the ribB gene encoding 3,4-dihydroxy-2-butanone-4-phosphate synthase: protein MTKDTAAKTFKLNTIQEAIDDVRKGKVIIVVDDENRENEGDFVAAADKVTPEMINFMATHGRGLICAPLTENRCKELDLNMMVRNNTDHMETAFTVSVDLRGGGVTTGISASDRAKTVKALIDPNTKPFELARPGHIFPLVAKEGGVLRRTGHTEAAIDFARLAGLNPAGVIVEIMNEDGTMARVPELIKVAKKLDLKIVSIEDLVAYRMQHDSLIEKKEDFQIETRFGSFRLRAYKQTTNNQVHIALTKGQWKNDEVVATRINSTLVNNDILGTLTNNVDEQLNDMFRVIEKEGKGAIIFINQESQSMNILKRLSFLKENQVANTVTKAPRINMDNRDFGIGAQILHDLNIHKLKLVTNSSQTKRVGLIGYGLEIVDYINY, encoded by the coding sequence ATGACAAAAGACACAGCAGCTAAAACGTTTAAACTAAACACAATACAAGAAGCCATTGATGATGTTAGAAAAGGCAAGGTTATTATTGTTGTTGATGATGAAAACAGAGAAAATGAAGGCGATTTTGTAGCTGCAGCCGATAAAGTTACCCCTGAAATGATAAACTTTATGGCAACCCATGGTAGAGGACTTATTTGTGCTCCACTTACAGAAAACCGATGTAAAGAACTAGACCTTAACATGATGGTTAGAAATAACACAGACCACATGGAAACGGCTTTCACTGTATCGGTAGATTTAAGAGGTGGTGGCGTTACAACAGGTATTTCTGCTAGCGATAGAGCAAAAACCGTAAAAGCCTTAATAGACCCTAATACAAAACCTTTTGAACTAGCTCGTCCTGGTCATATTTTCCCATTAGTTGCTAAAGAAGGTGGTGTTTTAAGAAGAACCGGACATACCGAAGCTGCTATAGATTTTGCTAGATTAGCTGGTTTAAATCCTGCTGGTGTTATAGTAGAAATTATGAATGAAGATGGTACTATGGCAAGAGTACCAGAACTCATTAAAGTTGCCAAAAAACTAGATTTAAAAATTGTTTCTATTGAAGATTTAGTTGCTTATAGAATGCAACACGATTCTTTAATTGAAAAAAAAGAAGATTTTCAAATAGAAACACGTTTTGGAAGTTTTAGATTAAGAGCCTACAAACAAACCACAAACAACCAAGTACATATAGCCTTAACTAAAGGACAATGGAAAAACGATGAAGTGGTTGCAACCAGAATTAATTCTACATTAGTAAATAATGATATTTTAGGTACACTTACCAACAACGTTGATGAACAACTTAATGACATGTTCAGGGTTATTGAAAAGGAAGGTAAAGGTGCTATTATCTTTATTAATCAGGAATCTCAATCAATGAATATTTTAAAACGCTTATCGTTTTTAAAAGAAAATCAAGTTGCTAACACTGTTACCAAAGCTCCAAGAATAAATATGGATAATAGAGATTTTGGTATTGGTGCTCAAATTTTACATGATTTAAACATTCATAAATTAAAATTAGTAACAAACTCCTCACAAACTAAACGTGTTGGTTTAATTGGTTATGGCTTAGAAATTGTAGATTATATTAATTATTAA
- a CDS encoding MopE-related protein, with translation MKIKILLLLIISFWSYNSFAQDNCSLPFPIGLQYGPQSSEDINCNSGNIINTIYLSSSVPFSITLIIENVTTHTSSSYNFTGVQSEFDDNSYSSDEIFVTFTNGHLIKMYLEYSSPEYYCKNLILIYPVSHCSEIDEDNDGFAADVDCNDNNENDKPFGAEYCDGYDNNCNGLIDDADPDIAEQPVWVLDEDNDGFPLEGSEIKTCYKPGENYFIDAELNPNPDCDDTDPTINPQRDWYLDLDGDGYASFTTKRCESPGEGYTTTILPLTDCDDTDPNINPAVSIECADNKDNDCDGDIDEEEDLVFYLADNDNDGYGDSNDIIFCNPSAGYITIHANDQNIEYDCNDNNPLIHPGRTEVPYNGIDDDCNPDTVDDSSTFSIPDEFFEQALIDLGIDTDGLLNNLVLVEDLEDITHLDISFPETNINLPNVNGKISNISGIELFTNLIELNIAGNNISDLSDLTGVNLSDKSVNTKGQLISNQNTIEVLNCSFNNLISLDVSNLSALKSLNCSNNQLEDLNVKNGINTSFLVFNATNNPNLNCINVDNTEYSTTNWSNIDVQTIFSVDCSNTLAIDAPKSLAAKIQVYPNPVNKTLNIVALSTINIKKITLFNILGQQFNQPLKNKINVTNYQKGLYLLKIQTDKGIVTKKIMIN, from the coding sequence ATGAAAATAAAAATTTTACTTCTTCTAATCATATCATTTTGGAGCTATAATAGTTTTGCACAAGATAATTGTTCTTTACCATTTCCAATAGGTTTACAGTATGGGCCTCAATCTAGTGAAGATATCAATTGTAATTCTGGAAATATTATAAATACAATATATTTAAGTTCTAGCGTCCCATTTTCAATTACTTTAATTATTGAAAATGTTACAACCCATACAAGTAGTAGCTACAATTTTACTGGAGTTCAAAGTGAATTTGATGATAATTCTTACTCTAGTGATGAAATATTTGTAACTTTTACAAATGGTCATTTAATTAAAATGTATTTAGAATATAGTTCTCCTGAATATTATTGTAAAAACTTAATACTTATCTACCCAGTATCTCATTGTTCTGAAATAGATGAAGATAATGACGGGTTTGCAGCAGATGTAGATTGTAATGATAACAATGAAAACGACAAACCTTTTGGAGCAGAATATTGTGATGGCTATGATAATAATTGTAACGGGTTGATTGATGATGCTGATCCTGATATTGCAGAACAACCTGTTTGGGTTCTAGATGAAGATAATGATGGGTTTCCATTAGAAGGTTCTGAAATAAAAACTTGCTATAAACCAGGAGAAAATTATTTTATTGATGCAGAACTTAATCCCAATCCCGATTGCGACGATACAGACCCAACTATTAACCCTCAAAGAGATTGGTATTTAGACTTGGATGGTGATGGGTATGCTTCATTCACAACAAAAAGGTGTGAATCGCCTGGAGAAGGATACACCACAACTATTTTACCTCTAACAGATTGTGATGACACCGACCCAAACATAAACCCTGCGGTATCTATTGAATGTGCTGATAATAAAGATAACGACTGTGATGGAGATATTGATGAAGAAGAAGATTTAGTTTTTTACCTTGCAGACAATGACAATGATGGCTATGGAGATTCTAACGATATTATTTTTTGTAACCCATCTGCGGGATATATTACAATTCATGCAAATGATCAAAATATTGAATATGATTGTAATGACAACAACCCGTTAATACACCCTGGCAGAACCGAGGTACCCTATAATGGAATTGATGATGATTGTAACCCCGATACAGTAGATGATAGTAGCACTTTTAGTATTCCCGATGAGTTTTTTGAACAAGCTCTAATAGATTTAGGCATTGATACAGATGGACTATTAAACAACTTAGTACTTGTTGAAGATTTAGAAGATATAACACATTTGGATATCTCGTTTCCTGAAACTAATATAAACCTACCAAATGTAAACGGAAAAATAAGTAATATTTCAGGTATTGAATTATTTACTAATCTAATAGAATTAAATATTGCAGGAAATAATATTTCAGATTTAAGTGATTTAACAGGAGTTAATCTCAGTGATAAATCTGTAAATACAAAAGGACAATTAATTTCCAACCAAAATACAATTGAGGTTTTAAACTGTAGTTTCAATAATTTAATAAGCTTAGACGTGAGTAATTTGAGTGCTTTAAAATCTTTAAACTGTTCAAATAATCAATTGGAAGATTTAAACGTAAAAAATGGTATAAACACGTCATTTTTAGTATTTAACGCTACAAACAATCCTAACCTTAATTGCATAAATGTAGATAATACAGAGTATTCCACTACCAATTGGTCAAACATTGATGTACAAACAATCTTTAGTGTAGATTGTTCTAATACACTAGCTATAGATGCTCCAAAATCTTTAGCAGCAAAAATACAGGTTTACCCAAACCCTGTAAACAAAACACTAAATATTGTGGCTCTAAGTACAATTAACATAAAAAAAATAACTCTTTTTAATATTCTAGGGCAACAATTCAATCAACCTTTAAAAAACAAAATTAATGTTACTAATTACCAGAAAGGTTTATACCTTCTTAAAATTCAAACAGATAAAGGTATTGTTACAAAAAAAATAATGATTAACTAA
- a CDS encoding DUF4412 domain-containing protein codes for MKSKNILLIMACLLITSTTQAQFLKKLKKKAEEAAERTILRKTDEAVSKKTEKTIDDVTTKKDKPDKEKAEAPETMEAANTALTKNTKTKKAFYNQDVVIQLRENGNLNQTQYFDANEVAVKLEQDDMPEPGYIDSEGFIYTYKNGEYTKSSIVALQSQGMMVPTMLIEAYKLPPEPFMIEYQKQTDQGQTANPFNGIVEFAFIYKPDDFRYEDYKESTQTLRGETYTKFEFLNEPGYEGSYVLFDNQDRLVEIYTKVNESKQNFEIGEMPREKGESLLVYDYKPVTVSLPQAREVRAQGQDLMEGVMKNIVKGGNQPKDDIDEDDYNTSDSKGMTKRIKKSLKEHKVSASDLPETYEFDWALQTQMTLNAKKKETMELTFLIKEGASYQATRMRSEESKNMGLVTMLFDMDLNTMIMFMDAQGSKFMQIHPIPDPGKTKENIDNYKISDLPTKTIIGYNCKGLQFEDERYVMKIYHTSEAGLRLPNFLNFGTQKPSNIPDMDPRVIEQFSKGLIMEMDIIDKKKSKNNVNIMAKALKKTLTTIEKSKYKTMALFSSGGMFKN; via the coding sequence ATGAAATCAAAAAATATACTATTAATAATGGCTTGTTTGTTAATCACATCAACAACACAAGCACAATTTTTAAAAAAGCTAAAAAAGAAAGCAGAAGAAGCTGCAGAGAGAACCATCCTTAGAAAAACAGATGAAGCTGTTTCTAAAAAAACAGAAAAAACTATTGATGATGTTACCACAAAAAAAGATAAGCCCGATAAAGAAAAGGCAGAAGCTCCTGAAACCATGGAAGCAGCAAATACTGCCTTAACCAAAAATACCAAAACTAAAAAAGCATTCTATAATCAAGATGTTGTCATTCAATTACGTGAAAACGGAAACCTCAATCAAACACAGTATTTTGATGCAAATGAAGTTGCTGTAAAGTTAGAGCAAGACGATATGCCAGAACCAGGCTATATTGATAGTGAAGGCTTTATATATACATATAAAAATGGAGAATATACCAAATCTTCAATTGTTGCTTTGCAAAGCCAAGGTATGATGGTACCAACCATGCTAATTGAAGCCTATAAATTGCCACCAGAGCCGTTCATGATAGAGTATCAAAAGCAAACAGACCAAGGTCAAACAGCAAATCCTTTTAATGGTATAGTGGAGTTTGCCTTTATATATAAACCAGATGATTTTAGGTATGAAGATTATAAAGAGTCTACTCAAACCCTAAGAGGAGAAACCTACACTAAGTTTGAATTTCTTAACGAACCCGGATACGAAGGTAGCTATGTGCTGTTTGATAATCAAGACCGACTTGTTGAAATCTATACCAAAGTTAACGAGTCTAAACAAAATTTTGAAATAGGAGAAATGCCTCGTGAAAAAGGAGAAAGCCTGTTGGTTTATGATTACAAGCCAGTAACGGTTTCACTGCCACAAGCTAGGGAAGTACGAGCACAGGGTCAAGATTTAATGGAAGGTGTTATGAAAAATATTGTAAAGGGTGGCAATCAGCCCAAAGATGATATTGATGAAGACGATTACAACACTAGTGATAGTAAAGGTATGACCAAGCGTATTAAAAAATCCCTTAAAGAACATAAGGTATCGGCTAGTGATCTCCCAGAAACATATGAGTTTGATTGGGCACTCCAAACCCAAATGACGCTTAATGCCAAAAAGAAGGAAACTATGGAACTCACATTCTTGATTAAAGAAGGAGCTAGCTATCAAGCCACCAGAATGAGAAGTGAAGAAAGCAAGAATATGGGGCTCGTGACCATGCTTTTTGATATGGACTTAAATACCATGATAATGTTTATGGATGCGCAAGGCAGTAAGTTTATGCAAATCCATCCTATCCCAGACCCTGGTAAGACAAAAGAAAACATTGACAATTACAAAATATCTGATCTTCCAACAAAAACTATAATAGGATACAATTGCAAAGGATTGCAATTTGAGGATGAAAGATATGTTATGAAAATTTATCATACCTCAGAGGCAGGTTTAAGGCTACCAAACTTCTTAAATTTTGGAACACAAAAACCTTCAAATATTCCTGATATGGATCCTAGGGTCATAGAGCAATTTTCTAAAGGACTAATCATGGAAATGGATATTATAGACAAAAAGAAGTCTAAAAATAATGTAAACATAATGGCTAAAGCTTTAAAAAAGACACTTACCACTATTGAGAAATCAAAATATAAAACAATGGCTTTATTTTCCTCAGGAGGAATGTTTAAAAATTAA
- a CDS encoding hybrid sensor histidine kinase/response regulator transcription factor — MRGLNTILACLFVAVSFSQNHKEQIAFKGLTVEHGLSQTSVISIAQDSIGYMWFATQDGLNKYNGLSFKHYNKQFEDITRPTFSKLGKVYIDKQNRLWIITHSGQLEIYRPQTNDFKIIKQPFLVSAIFQDSKRNLFLGSYGNGLFKVDYKTKDTVAVFKGQDTKTTVYNISETSLGVLVAASGSVYKINDSGRYNKILVETSKETNFSVLENNNAGGVWLGSYGNGLFYMSGNSQEFKKYKHDDLPENLNIEDLLIDSKNRLWIATYGKGVYLIDFASNSVKNFKANKNNPFAIHYNDMLCLYEDASGIIWIGSDGTGLSYYDEHLIKFNILTNNQLPRSVNVDMIRSITTDNDNTFWVGTSGKGLTYCNTKTQTYKTYTKDNSPLNSNRVISLDFFENELWIGHQGHGLNIKEASGAYRSFPELNDFTIWSILRASKTSCWLATERHGILLFDKNKGVVKAFNKENSELSHNNIRALVYGNENTLWIGNDYGGVFKLDIETNKISKIKGLDDKVKSLLFLDHTLWVGTYGMGLKKYDTENQTIKNYTKAEGLPNQVVYGILPDEDQNLWLSTNNGLSRFNINNESFEAFTPDDGLQGPEFNTGAYFKDANGTLYFGGLNGLNWFKPENLTYNMVKPKTIISKFEVFSEEQPLNNFQKLKYNQNTVTLTFTSLHFSQPDRNMYKYRLLNYNENWKSPKGINFAHYTNLPPNTYTFEVISSNYDGVWNNEPATFTFTILKPWYLTNLLKTIYVLAIILILFGVYKYLLFRWKVKTQLQLKQAETERLKKLDEFKTKLYTNISHEFRTPLTLITGPIDHQLSKQNISPKDRKELNLIKQNANRLLGLVNQMVDLALIDSGQAQLKIENGNLKILLIQIVSAFQYKAKEKEMVILNKIEGLENVWYDKDVIEKVSSNLLANAIKYAPESSEIIFNANEQENNLVLSVINTNKEITKKDLGKLFQRFYKDDEASEGVGVGLALVKELVSLSKGSIIANSIDSDKIQFTVTLPITKNAFKASEILNSKNTEQEIVLSNAVLNNNNKPCLLIVEDNKDIRTFVKSVFENSYQIIEASNGQAGIEKAIKHMPSLIISDIMMPIKNGIDLCNTLKYNELTSHIPIILLTAKVGEDNEIEGLKTGADAYITKPFSSEKLKLIVEKLIENRNRLQQHFSKSITLTPEITVSSTEAEFLKRLKEVLDKNLTNPDFNTETFSVKMQMSRTQLHRKLKAIVGLSTSEFIRNERLKLAIDLLKKSDNSISEIAYQIGFNTPSYFIKCFKETYNCTPVEYSNRH; from the coding sequence ATGAGAGGTTTAAATACCATTTTGGCATGCCTATTTGTAGCAGTATCTTTTTCGCAAAACCATAAAGAACAAATAGCCTTTAAGGGACTAACGGTAGAGCACGGGCTGTCTCAAACCAGTGTAATAAGTATAGCACAAGACTCTATTGGTTATATGTGGTTTGCTACCCAAGATGGATTGAACAAGTATAACGGCCTCTCTTTTAAACATTATAATAAACAGTTTGAAGACATTACTAGACCAACCTTTAGCAAACTAGGAAAAGTTTATATAGATAAACAAAATAGGCTATGGATAATTACCCATTCTGGCCAATTGGAAATCTATAGGCCACAAACCAACGATTTCAAAATTATAAAACAACCGTTTTTGGTTAGTGCCATTTTTCAAGATAGCAAGCGTAATTTGTTTTTAGGCTCCTACGGTAATGGTCTTTTTAAGGTTGATTATAAAACCAAAGATACTGTAGCGGTATTTAAAGGGCAAGATACTAAAACTACGGTTTATAACATTTCAGAAACAAGTTTAGGGGTATTGGTTGCGGCATCAGGTTCAGTCTATAAAATCAATGACAGTGGTAGATATAACAAAATACTTGTAGAAACATCTAAAGAAACTAATTTTTCGGTTTTAGAAAATAACAATGCAGGAGGTGTTTGGCTTGGATCATACGGTAATGGCTTGTTTTACATGTCGGGAAATAGTCAAGAGTTTAAAAAATATAAGCACGATGACTTACCCGAAAATTTAAACATTGAAGACCTTTTAATAGATAGTAAAAATAGACTTTGGATTGCAACTTACGGGAAGGGTGTCTATTTAATAGACTTTGCTTCAAACAGCGTTAAGAATTTTAAAGCTAATAAAAATAATCCTTTTGCTATACACTACAACGATATGTTGTGCTTATATGAGGATGCTTCGGGAATCATTTGGATAGGCTCTGATGGAACAGGGCTTAGTTACTACGACGAGCATTTAATAAAATTTAATATTCTAACAAACAACCAGTTACCGAGGTCGGTTAATGTTGATATGATAAGAAGTATTACCACCGATAACGATAATACCTTTTGGGTTGGTACCTCGGGAAAAGGTTTAACCTATTGCAATACCAAGACTCAAACTTATAAAACTTATACCAAGGATAATTCACCATTAAACAGTAATAGGGTTATTAGTTTAGATTTTTTTGAAAACGAACTTTGGATTGGTCACCAAGGCCATGGTTTAAATATTAAAGAGGCTTCTGGAGCATACCGGTCTTTTCCAGAACTGAACGATTTTACCATTTGGAGTATTTTAAGAGCATCAAAAACCAGTTGTTGGTTGGCCACAGAACGCCATGGTATTTTGCTTTTTGATAAAAATAAAGGCGTTGTAAAGGCTTTTAATAAAGAAAATTCTGAGCTATCTCACAATAACATTAGGGCTTTAGTTTATGGCAATGAGAATACATTATGGATAGGTAACGATTATGGCGGTGTGTTTAAACTGGATATAGAAACCAATAAAATCTCAAAAATAAAAGGTCTTGATGATAAAGTTAAATCATTGCTGTTCTTAGACCATACACTATGGGTAGGTACTTATGGTATGGGACTAAAAAAATACGATACAGAGAACCAAACCATAAAAAACTATACCAAAGCAGAAGGCTTGCCCAATCAGGTGGTGTACGGCATCTTGCCCGATGAAGACCAAAATTTATGGCTAAGTACTAATAACGGATTAAGCCGATTTAATATAAATAATGAGAGTTTTGAAGCGTTTACCCCCGATGATGGATTACAGGGACCAGAATTCAACACAGGGGCTTATTTTAAAGATGCCAATGGTACGCTTTATTTTGGTGGACTGAACGGCCTAAATTGGTTTAAGCCAGAAAACTTAACCTATAATATGGTTAAGCCTAAAACCATAATATCTAAGTTTGAAGTATTTTCAGAAGAACAACCGTTAAACAATTTTCAAAAACTTAAGTACAACCAAAATACCGTAACGCTTACCTTTACAAGTCTGCATTTTTCGCAACCCGATCGTAATATGTACAAATACAGGCTTTTAAATTATAACGAAAATTGGAAGTCTCCTAAGGGAATTAATTTTGCTCATTATACCAATTTACCGCCCAATACGTATACCTTCGAGGTGATTTCATCTAATTACGATGGAGTGTGGAACAATGAACCAGCTACCTTCACCTTTACCATATTAAAACCATGGTACTTAACTAATCTCTTAAAAACCATATATGTTTTAGCTATAATTTTAATACTGTTTGGTGTTTATAAATACTTACTATTTAGGTGGAAAGTTAAAACGCAATTACAATTAAAACAGGCAGAAACAGAGCGTTTAAAAAAGCTTGATGAGTTTAAAACAAAATTATATACCAATATTTCGCATGAATTTAGAACCCCTTTAACGCTTATTACAGGCCCTATAGATCATCAATTATCAAAACAAAATATATCACCTAAAGACCGTAAAGAACTTAATTTAATAAAGCAGAATGCTAATAGATTGTTAGGCTTAGTAAACCAAATGGTAGATCTTGCTTTAATAGACTCAGGACAAGCCCAATTAAAAATAGAAAATGGGAATCTTAAAATTTTATTAATACAAATAGTTTCCGCATTTCAATACAAAGCTAAAGAAAAGGAAATGGTTATATTAAATAAAATAGAAGGTCTTGAAAACGTTTGGTATGATAAAGATGTAATAGAAAAGGTTAGCTCTAATCTTTTAGCTAATGCTATAAAATATGCACCAGAGTCTAGTGAGATTATTTTTAATGCAAATGAGCAAGAGAATAACTTAGTATTGTCTGTTATTAATACTAATAAAGAAATTACCAAAAAAGACCTTGGTAAGCTATTTCAACGTTTTTATAAAGATGATGAAGCTTCAGAAGGTGTAGGCGTAGGACTTGCTTTAGTAAAAGAGCTGGTTTCACTTTCAAAAGGAAGTATTATAGCCAATAGTATAGATTCAGATAAAATTCAATTTACCGTTACGCTACCAATAACAAAAAACGCTTTTAAAGCTTCAGAAATTTTAAATTCAAAAAACACAGAACAAGAAATTGTTTTAAGCAATGCTGTTTTAAATAACAATAATAAACCATGTTTACTTATTGTAGAAGATAATAAAGATATAAGAACATTTGTAAAATCAGTTTTTGAAAACTCTTACCAAATTATTGAAGCATCTAATGGACAAGCAGGTATAGAAAAAGCTATAAAGCATATGCCTAGTTTAATAATTAGTGATATTATGATGCCTATTAAAAACGGTATTGACCTGTGTAATACATTAAAATATAATGAGCTAACAAGTCATATACCCATTATACTTTTAACAGCAAAAGTAGGAGAAGATAACGAAATAGAAGGGTTAAAAACTGGGGCAGATGCCTATATAACAAAGCCTTTTAGTAGTGAAAAACTAAAATTAATAGTAGAAAAACTAATTGAAAATAGAAATAGATTACAACAACACTTTAGCAAAAGCATTACTTTAACTCCAGAAATAACGGTTTCATCTACAGAAGCTGAATTTTTAAAGCGACTAAAAGAGGTATTAGATAAAAACCTAACTAATCCAGATTTTAATACAGAAACATTTTCGGTAAAAATGCAAATGAGCAGAACTCAATTGCATAGAAAATTAAAAGCTATTGTAGGATTAAGTACCTCTGAATTTATTAGAAATGAACGCTTAAAACTAGCCATTGATTTATTAAAAAAATCAGATAATTCTATTTCAGAAATTGCCTATCAAATAGGTTTTAATACGCCTTCTTATTTTATTAAGTGTTTTAAAGAAACTTACAATTGCACCCCTGTAGAGTACTCTAACAGACATTAA